A region of the Streptomyces durocortorensis genome:
AGCTCTGCGCCGAACTCGGCGTCGAGGCGATCATCACCAACCGCCCCAAGCAGGTTCTGTCCCAACTGGGCCGCATTTAACACATAAGCGCCACCCGACACCTCCCGTTACGGGGAGTACACCGGCGCACTCGCTGTGCATTCGATCGTTACGAGTGCGTCACCAGCAGCGCTTTGGCCGGTTTCCGGTCCAGCTCAGTGGGGCATCCAACCCGTGGCATGGGGTGAAGGAGGTCTCGGGGGTGGCGTTGGTGGTGGCACAAGAGGTGCCCGCGTCGTCGAGCATGGCCGTTCCTCATGGCCCTGCCGGCGTGCGGCAGGCACGACACCGGATGCGTGAGCAGTTGCGCGGCAACGGGGTGTCGGACGCGGTCGTCGACGACGCCGTTCTGATCCTTTCCGAACTTCTCAGCAACGCCTGCCGGCACGGCAGGCCCCTGGGGCGGCACGCCGACGTCGGCGACGGCGACATCCGCGCCGCCTGGCGGGTGGACACGCACGGCGGCCTGACCGTGGAGGTCACGGACGGCGGCGGCCCGACCCGCCCCGTTCCGGCAACCCCTTCGGTGACGGCCCGCGGCGGCCGGGGGCTCAACATCATCAGCGCCCTGGCCCAGGAGTGGGGCGTACGCGACGACGCCTCCGGCGAGGTCACCGTCTGGGCCCTGGTCTCCTCGAAGAAGCCGCCCGGCGTCGGTGGACCGCCCGG
Encoded here:
- a CDS encoding ATP-binding protein, with protein sequence MRHQQRFGRFPVQLSGASNPWHGVKEVSGVALVVAQEVPASSSMAVPHGPAGVRQARHRMREQLRGNGVSDAVVDDAVLILSELLSNACRHGRPLGRHADVGDGDIRAAWRVDTHGGLTVEVTDGGGPTRPVPATPSVTARGGRGLNIISALAQEWGVRDDASGEVTVWALVSSKKPPGVGGPPGIGGPPGIGGPVGIGGLPGVGGPAGFPGLDLSEAFDDVG